actactcacgccacctggaacaccacgggtaatggtgtgtccgaacgtcataaccgtactttattggatatagtgcaatctatgatgtttcttaccgatttaccactatagttttggggttatgcattagagacagctgcattcacgttaaatagggcaccatcaaatccgttgagacgacgccttatgaactgaggtttagcaagaaaccaaagttgtcgtttcttaaaattttgaggttgcgatgcttatgtgaaaaagtttcatcctgataagctcaaacccaaatcggagaaatgtgtcttcataggatacccaaaggagacagttgggtacaccttctatcacagatccgaaggcaagacattcgttgctaaaaatggatcctttctagagaaggagtttctctcgaaagaagtgagtgggaggaaagtagaacttgatgaggtaactgtacctgctcccttattggaaagtagttcatcacagaaatctgttcctgtgactcctgcaccaattagtgaggaagttaatgatgatgatcatgtaacttcagatcaagttactaccaaacctcgtaggtaaaccagagtgagatccacaccagagtggtacggtaatcctgttctggaggtcatgttatttgaccatgacgaacctacgaactatgaggaagcgatgatgagcccagattccgggaaatggcttgaggccatgaaatctgagatgagatccatgaatgaagaacaaagtatggactttggttgacttgcccaatgatcggcgagccattgagattaaatggatcttcaagaggaagacagacagtgatagtagtgttactgtctacaaagctagaattgtcgcaaaaaggttttcgacaagttcaaggtgttgactacgatgagagtttctcactcgtatctatgcttaaagtctgtccgaatcatgttagcaattgccgcattttatgaaatctggcaaatggataaacaaaactgcattccttaatggatttattaaagaagagttgtatatgatgcaaccagaaggttttgtcaatcctaaaggtgctcacaaaatatgcaagctccagcgatccatctatggactggtgcaagcatctcggagttggaatatacactttgataagttgatcaaaggatatattatacagacttgcggtgaagcctgtatttacaagaaagtgagtgggagcactacagcatttctgataagtatatgtgaatgacatattgttgatcggaaataatgtagaattattctgcaaagcataaaggagtgtttgaaaggagtttttcaaagaaagacctcggtgaagctgcttacatattgagcatcaagatctatagagatagatcaagacgcttgataagttttttcaatgagtacataccttaacaagattttgaagtagttcaaaatacaacagtcaaagaaagagttcttgcctgtgttacaaggtatgaaattgagtaagactcaaagcccgaccacggcagaagatagaacgagaatgaaagtcatttcctatgccttggccataggttctataaagtatgccatgctgtgtaccaaatctattgtataccctacactgattttggcaagggagtacaatagtgatctaggagtagatcactggacagcggtcaaaattatccttagtggaataaggaaatgtttctcgattatggaagtgacaaaacgttcgtcgtaaagggttacgtcgatgcaagttttgacactaatctagatgactctaaagtctcggtctagatacatattgaaagtgggagcaattagctagagtagctccgtgcagagcattgtagacatagagatttgcaaaatacttacggatctgaatgtgacagacccgttgactaaaattatctcacaatcaaaacatgatcacaccttagtactctttgggtgttaatcacatagcgatgtgaactagattattgactctagtaaaccctttgagtgttagtcacatagagatgtgaactatgggtgttaatcacatggtgatgtgaattattgatgttaaatcacatggcgatgtgaactagattattgactctagtgcaagtgggagactgaaggaaatatgccctagaggcaataataaagtattatttatttccttgtatcatgataaatgtttattattcatgctagaattgtattaaccggaaacataatacatgtgtgaatatatagacaaacagagtgtcactagtatgcctctacttgactagctcgttaatcaaagatggttatgtttcctaaccatagacataagttgttatttgattaacgagatcacctcattaggagaatgacgtgattgacttgacccattccgttagcttagcactcgatcgtttagtatgttgctattgctttcttcatgacttatacatgttcctatgactatgagattatgcaactcccgtttaccggaggaacactttgtgtgctaccaaacgtcacaacgtaaatgggtgattataaaggtgctctacaggtgtctccaaaggtacttgttgggttggcgtatttcgagattaggatttgtcactccaattgtcggagaggtatctctgggcccactcggtaatgcacatcactataagccttgcaagcattgtgactaatgagttagttgcgggatgatgtgttacggaacgagtaaagagacttgccggtaacgagattgaactaggtatcgagataccgacgatcaaatctcgggcaagtaacataccggtgacaaagggaacaacgtatgttgttatgcggtctgaccgataaagatcttcgtagaatatgtgggagccaatatgggcatccaggtcccgctattggttattgaccggagacgtgtctcggtcatgtctacatagttctcgaacccgtagggtccgcacgcttaacgttacgatgacagttttattgagtttttgatgtaccgaaggagttcggagtcccggatgagatcggggacatgacgaggagtctcgaaatggtcgagacgtaaagatcgatatattggacgactatattcggacttcggaaaggttccgagtgattcgggtatttttcggagtaccggagagttacgggaatacgtattgggccttattgggccatacgggaaagaaggaaaagggcctcaagggtggccgcacccctccccttggtctggtccgaattggactagggaagggggcgctcccttccttccttctctttttcccttcctcttttcctattccatatgggaggtggaatcctactaggactagggagtcctagtaggactccacacttggtgcgccccctcctagggccggcctcctcctcccttactcctttatatacgggggcagggggcaccccagagacacaacaattgatccttgagatctcttagccgtgtgcggtgcccccctccaccatattacacctcgataataccgttgcggagcttaggcgaagccctgcgtcggtggaacatcaccatcgtcaccacgccgtcgtgctgacgaaactctccctcaacactcggctggatcggagttcgagggacgtcatcgagctgaacgtgtgtagaactcggaggtgccgtacgttcggtacttgatcggtcggatcgtgaagacgtacgactacatcaaccgcgttgtgataacgcttccgctgtcggtctacgagggtacgtggacaacactctcccctctcgttgctatgcatcaccatgatcttgcgtgtgcgtaggaatttttttgaaattactacgttccccaacatcagttGCATGCGGAGACTGGAATATGTCCTCGTGAGTAGCCTTTCTTCGTGTCGGGCCAGCTCAAAAATGCACAGCGCACACCTGTCCTCCGTGCTGGGCCAACCCACTTTTTGTCTGGAAAATATTTTCTTTTCTCTTACACTACTAAATAAATGCACATCTAAAAAATGGGTGCGTGCACAAAGTGATTCAAACTCGAAACCTCCCCTTTCGGTGCAAACTGTCCATACCAACAACGCCGCCTCACCTCTTGTGAATAATCTATTCCaaattcttcttttcttcttttattttgtttgTGGAAGCTCCTtgtactttttttttcttttttttatctaATGCGTGAAAGTTTCTTCAATTCATTTTAATTCGTGAAACTTTTTACAAAACTTGTGGAACTTTTtgaatccgtgaacttttttcaaatccacgaACTATTTATGGTTTTAGAAAAAAAtccaaaatccatgaactttttcaaatccacAAACTATTTATGGTTTTACAAGAAAGAACCAAAATCCGTGAACTTTTCTTTTGAAAATCCGtgaacttcttttcaaaaaaattgaattttttctaAATCCATAGACTTTTCTTTTGAAAATCCATGGACTTCTTTTCAAAATTGTTGAGCTTTTTTTAAAAATTCGTGACCTTTTTTTCCTTTTGAGAATCTGGTTCATGACATTCCTTTTTTTTGGCTATTTCCTACTAAGATGACCACAAatttaagaaaaaaggaaaaacaaaaaattaaTAGAAAAATAAAACGAGAAAGAAATGGAAAGAATAAAAAGAGGATAAAGGGAGCAAGCGAACAGAATAGACGTGCTGTCCTGGTGGTTAATTCCCAGGAGGTGTTGGGTTTAAATCACTGTGCGTGCTTACTTTTGCAGTTTTAAACAAAAATAATAATCTGCGCATTTTAAAGGAAGGCCGGCCCAACGGGGAACAGTGCGAAATGGCACCAATCCCGGCCCACACGTCAACAATCCTGGTTTACCAAACAACGTCAGGGTTCAATAtagaccgggattgcatagttcaggGTGCAATCGACCGGTATTTCGACTTAAGGGTTTGTTTCGCCGAACTTCTACAAGTTtaaggtttaaaatggactttttccgtTACAGATCAACACCAACATTCAACCTCTGTCCCCGTCCCCATCGCCGACACACTCACCTTATCCGCCCCCCTTCACTGGCCGACACCCCGccccctttctttttttttggtgGGGAAAAAGTAGAATTTCATTACTCAAGGAGGCCTCTCGGCCAAAGCCAATTTTACAATGGAGTCCATCCCGGCACCGAGCCAAATTGTGGTGCGTGGTGTACTACGGTGCGGTCGCTTCCTCCCCGGTAAGACCTAAGAGGCCCGCGCGCGGGGAAGTTTTGGAAGACGGTGTGAGACGACTTTGGATGGATCGAGGGCGACACACACCGTAAGGCTGAATCAGTCGTCAGACGGGCCCGCCTACCCGCGGCCCTTGAGTATTTTGACACAATGTCAATAGCAGCCTAGTAGAAATGGACGTCGCGCTCACACCGGCCTTCATATGCACAGTATGGCGACTCTACTATATTTGCTCTTACATCCCTGTCTACCAGCACAGGCCACAAAACCACCCCAGCTCACTTGACTACATCATGTTTGGTGGTTGGTCAATGGTCAAGCCAGACCCACTCCATGAGACTGCAACCAGTGGGGCAAAGATGAACAAAGGGCGGCAAGTGATAACCGGAACTAGATTTGCCATGGGTTTTGCTGATTAGGCGGACGGGGACACGAGTCCGATTAGCTGGGTAGGGAGGATAATCCTCCCATCTGGTTTACGCTTCCAAGTTGGAATACTGGCCATCACACACATCATCTTGACAAGTGGACCCAACAGATTAAAATCAAGGCAAATTGTTAAATTGGGTTAAACTAGACACAACACAACAATTTTTGAGGTACAATGTGGCGGAAAGTTTAAATGGGGTAAATACTATCACAAATACACAAACAGTAAGTAAAATGTGAAGTTCACTCTCTTATTAACTGAGTCCTTTTTCAACAAAAGAATGTGGTGCAATTTTTGAGGTGTGTTAGTATTTGTTATTCAGAGAGAAAATACCTCGCTGCTCATAGTTGTAGGCACACATGATTGCAGACCATGAAGCTTACGTCAATATTCTACCTGTTGTATATGAAGTGTATTTTCTTTTTACTAACTTAAACTGACAAATGAACCCTACAGTCATGCTGTCGGAGTAAAATAACAAAGCGTATCTCAGCTGTACCACAATTCAGGCAAGGAGCATCCATAATTTCGTTTCTGATCCGGTAACAAAGCAAAGTTACTACAGACCACACATATGAACTCATCCCACCAGGATTTTAGGAAGAACAATCCGACGATTTGTACTGATAAATAGTTCCATCATCCATGCTACTAAAAAAAGAATCAAAAGATCCGGTGAAGCTTTGAAAGCATCATCAGTGCTTCATGGAGATCAAGGGTTCTTACTAGGTCCTTGCTAACTACATAAGGGATGGTTTGATCGCGGCAGGATTTAATATCTAGAAGACCCCTCGTAAacttctggatgtcatgttacatCCAGTCATCCCCACATTCATCCAGTTCTTGCTTGCCGAGTTCCCTCATAAACTTCTGGCCGCGGAGATCTGGTAGAAATATCAGAAAGTAGATGACTATAGATTAGGACCACGTATGAAAGAACTTCTTCTAATTTAATAGAATACACTTCTCATGTAATAGAATATCGATGATACAAGCAGATCATATGCCACCTAAAACATATTTCGCTTTTCAGGAACATGCCAATGTGTGTCATTACATCTCAGTAAATAGCACATGAATATATAAACCAATAAACCAGTAAGGAAATACTGATATTGGAAGTAAATACAAAATGGTATATGAAGAGAAGGTATGACTCACGAGCATTCCCGCTCCGACGCACATAAATACACTGAAGGGGTATACCATTTGCACTGAACATATGTGCCAAGGTATGGACTCTCCCATCATCCTTTGAGCATTTGATCTTAACCATTCTAAGGTCTTTGCAAGTAAATGATCTCCTCTCAAGCTTGATACCTGTTTCCAATGCCTTCCTCATGCCGAAGTTCTTTAGCACATCAACCAAATTGTTATTAAGCATGTGATCAGAAAAATAAAGTAAAGGATCAAGTAGCATACACCAAATATGTAATCACACATACCAATTTAAGTTGGAGAAAAAGCCTCTTTATATTAGGTGAATGCTGTAGCAGCAAAATTAATGCATCAAAATCAGCGGCCATACACCATTCACCAAGGGATAGGGTCTTCAGGTTGCTAAAAGTTGGACACCTTTTCAATTCCCTAGTCAGAACCACCTTCATATTGCAGCCAAAAGAGTATTTAGCAAAGAGCAGTAGTAAGTCGAATCAACTTCTCAGTTCTCACAATACAAACTGCATACAAGTGGTTTATTCAACAGAAAGAATAAAACAAAGATACCCATCTCAAAAAGAAGGGAAAACAAAGATaccctcctttggttcataggataggaaaatCATAAGAATAGGAAAGTCATTGGAAGTGAAATGACATGCATCTCAGTTCCTATAGGAAAAGAGATGTCacttggttcataggataggaatttttccattaggTATGAGCTAATGTTTTCCCccctttgaaatgtgaaggataggaaCAGGTCCTACATGGGAATAGGAATTCATTCCTACATACCAAATGGCTCTATAGGAAATTTTCATttagaaatcctatcctatagaattgCTACAAAAATCCTTAATCAGTTTTCTAGTAACTGAAGGAACATCGGCCTTAGACTCTCTTATAATGACTGGATATAGTTAATCAGTTTTTTTACATTATATATAGTTAATCTGTTGAAAAGATACACTGTTGCAACAAAGAGAAAAACGACAAACAATCCTATGAGAACGTAAATGGTGAACAATGCTCCCTTGAAGCTACAGTCTTTCATCTAACTGATTCCCTACTACATTTGATGATTAAGCAAACTAGTACTACTTTGTTCATTTAAACTCTGTAACCAGGTATTGACACTAGAGCAGAAGGTCAGAAATGTGTTCAGTCCACACATGTGTTCTGTTCAAGGGAACACGGCGTTTCTTTGTGAAACGTCCGAAAAAAACGACCCATGATAACTATGGAAAATATAAATAGAAAATAAGAGAGGAAAGAGACAGATCTGTAAAAGATGGTGATAGCTATACCTCTCCAGCATCAGTTAACAACTCCAAACTCGTAGCAGTAGAAAGGCTCTCAAGCATATTATGGCCACCTAGAATCTTACTATAATTTCGACCACTATTTCCACCATACTTACCATCTTGACTGGAAAGCTTGGCCCCTTTGTAGCCATACTTTGCATCATTTGCAATCTCACTGTATTCATAGGTATTGTCATCACTATCAATATCGCTACCATAATCATAATTATCCTTGTAACGACTGTGTCCATATCTTCCTTCAGGAAAACCATATCCAAATCCAAACTTATCAAAATCGCCATCATCACCGATGTATCCAGGGTTATCATCACTGATGTAtccaaaattatcatcactgaTGTATCCAAAATCATCATCACTCAAGGAACAGTCATCGTGAATCTTATAGTTCTCTCTCTTATCATCATTGTGGTTATCATCATCAGTAGTTTCATCAAAGTTATCTTCATCACTGATGTATCCAAAATCATCACACAAGAGAGAATCGTCAAGTATGATGGTGCCTGTGACCAGTGACCCAAAGTTCGTAAATGACGGAACTCGGACGGAAGGCGTGATGAGGCGCAGAAGCACGAGGTTCGGAGCAGTGATCGAGAAGTCCCAGTTGAATGTGCATTTGAGCATGATTAAAGTCTTCAAAGAGGTAGACACAATCCCAGGGCCAGTGACCAGGCAATCCTTCAGATCCATCTCTTCCAAGGATTTGCAACTAGAAGAAAGCTGTCCAAGGATCCTATCGTCGAGCCTGGCATACGACAACTTCAAGATCTTGAGATGGCAAGAGACGAAGGGCACGCGGTCCAACGACGCAATTCCCTTACGATGTCCAACAAGATGAATAACCCGCGCTTTGCGGCTGATAGCAGTCCTGATCCACGCGTTGGTGTCTTTCTCGTCGAAGCCCACATAGTCGTCGCTGGACCGCAGGCGGAGCGTGTCCACCGACGCGGACGCATCGCGGTGGAGGAAGAGGCTGTCCACGAAGTCACAGAACTCCTCCGGTGGGTTGGCATCGCGGAAGGAGGAGTGGCGCACGCGGAGGTTGATGCAGGGCGCGGACGCCCAGAGGTGGCGCCACCGGCGCGCGAGCACGCAGGTGGGCACCACCTCCCACGCCTTCAGGAACGACGTGATGTGGTGCAGGAGCGCGTCCGGGAGGGCGCTGAGGCGGTCGACCGCGCCGGCGCCGGAGCCTGCCGGCTGGCCAGCGCGGTGGTAAGGTCCCCAGCACCGGGAGTTTGTCCGGCGCATTTCGTCGAGCAGATGGCCTGCGTACAGGTTCACGGGCACCCGGGGTAAATATTACGCAGGAAAATCCATGGAGGAATACGCGTATGGAGATGGCATTGGATCTAGAGGGGCGTATGCAGGGAGGAAACAGGAAAGGATCCAACTTACGGAGGGATTCGTCGAAATGGCGTGGAGTTGTTTGCCGCTTTGGAAATTCGAAATTTTGGGGATGGAGTTCGATCGCGAGTGCGCAACTCGCCTTCTCCCCCGCACCAAATTTTTTTCAGGGCTCTCCCCCGGCTGCTTCAGTCGATGGGCCTTTGGGCATTCCGCCGCGTGTGTTACCAAGGGGTGGCCCAGTTATATTTCTCCAACAAAAATGTACTACTACAAACAATTCTTCATTTTGTCTAAAAAAAATCTCCtgcttctcaaaaaaaaaatccaaCTAATGCATTCTACTGCTTCCAAGCGACGACACAGTTTTCTTTTGCCTAGAACGTTCTGGAGTAAAATGTCCCACTGGTCCAGATCAAAAAACTTGGACCAGATGCACACTTCTGTCCATTAACTCAAAAAATTGCGCATCGGAAGGCATAAACcagttactccctctgtaaaaaaaaTATATAAGCATTTAGGGTATGTTTGATAGCAAAGTATCAGAAAAACCAAAGTATCAAAAACTGCAGTAATTTAGTCAGTAGGTATACTAAACAATGGTTTTTATTTAACAGAGTTTTTCGGAGTATTCAAAATACAGAGCAGGTGTTTGGTTACAGCACATAATGATGTAAAATTTGCTGACTAGCCCTTAGGCAGTTGCATCTAGCTAGCCATCATGGTAGCAATGCAAAAACATGCACAGCTGGCCTGTTGTGTGATGTTTCTGTTGCGCTAATCTAGCTAGGTAGATTGGCTAGCCCTTGGCATTCACGTCCATATGAACTGAGGAGCATGCACAGACGACGGAACGGTATCTTGTATATTTTGTGAAAGTCCACCTGCAGCACGGCGTCCCCGGTGACTCACCAGGCGATGTCTCTTTTTCAGATCGAGCGACTTGTTAGCATAGGAGGAAAGAAGATAACAACGCTGCTCTGTTTTTTAAAAAGAGGTCTGGAGTTCTTTTTTTTATACGGAGAAAAAACCACAGTTTGCTCAATACTGCAGTTTTAAAAACACTGTTGTTAGGGGCAGCCAAACACCTCGTTGCAATTAAAACCATGGTAATCTGAAAAACTGCAGTATTCTCAGAATACTGCAAAAATACTGAGCTATCAAACAGAGATCACCAAGGCTGTGTTTGATAGCAAAGTACTACATAAACCAAAGTATCAAAAACTGCAGTAATTTTCAGCGTAGGTATGAGAAACCATGGTTTTACCAAAACAGAGTATTTTGAAGTATCGACAATACATAGAACATGTTTGGTTGTTGCTCCACAACGCTGCAAATTTTGCTGCCTAGCTGTTGTGTTTAAGCACTCAGCAGCTCTTTTTTTAAAAAGAGGTCCGGGGTTCTTTTTTTTATGCAGAGAAAAAACTACAGTTTTCCCAATACTACAGTATTAAAACCACAGTTGTTAGGGGCAACCAAACAGCTCATTGTAAATAAAACTATGGTAATCTCAAAAACTGTAGTATTCTCaaaatactttgctatcaaacgGGGCCTAAATTAGTGATCTAAATTCTCTTATATTTTTTCACGGTCTCTGCGTCCGTCATCTAGCTGATGTTCTTCATGTAGCATTCAGACACTTTAGGGCGTGTTCGGGAGCCCTCCGTGCCCAGAAAATCTTCAACTCCAACGCCACAAATCCAGCGCCAGCTTCTCACGATCGATCCTGGAGCGAGCGATCCATTCGGCGTCATGGCTTCTCACTCGCGCGAGGGAGAGCGAGCCTCAAGCCCATGAAATCACCTCTTTGTGGCCCATCAGTAGCAGGTTGGCAATGCAAAAGGTTGGAAAAAGATGGGCTGGGCCATAAGCCTGGTCGGGGAGGGACTGCTCGCAGCGAGAG
This region of Triticum aestivum cultivar Chinese Spring chromosome 2D, IWGSC CS RefSeq v2.1, whole genome shotgun sequence genomic DNA includes:
- the LOC123051675 gene encoding uncharacterized protein, giving the protein MRRTNSRCWGPYHRAGQPAGSGAGAVDRLSALPDALLHHITSFLKAWEVVPTCVLARRWRHLWASAPCINLRVRHSSFRDANPPEEFCDFVDSLFLHRDASASVDTLRLRSSDDYVGFDEKDTNAWIRTAISRKARVIHLVGHRKGIASLDRVPFVSCHLKILKLSYARLDDRILGQLSSSCKSLEEMDLKDCLVTGPGIVSTSLKTLIMLKCTFNWDFSITAPNLVLLRLITPSVRVPSFTNFGSLVTGTIILDDSLLCDDFGYISDEDNFDETTDDDNHNDDKRENYKIHDDCSLSDDDFGYISDDNFGYISDDNPGYIGDDGDFDKFGFGYGFPEGRYGHSRYKDNYDYGSDIDSDDNTYEYSEIANDAKYGYKGAKLSSQDGKYGGNSGRNYSKILGGHNMLESLSTATSLELLTDAGEVVLTRELKRCPTFSNLKTLSLGEWCMAADFDALILLLQHSPNIKRLFLQLKLNFGMRKALETGIKLERRSFTCKDLRMVKIKCSKDDGRVHTLAHMFSANGIPLQCIYVRRSGNAHLRGQKFMRELGKQELDECGDDWM